A region of the Amycolatopsis sp. cg13 genome:
ACACGGTCGCCGACAGCCCGGACGGCGTCCAGCTCGATCTCTCCGCGCTTGACATCGCCCCGGAAATCACCGCCGAAACGCTCACCATCGGCGGCGCGACCCGCTACGGCGACGTCGTCGCGCAGGTGCACGAGGCCGGGTACGCCCTGACCAACCTGGCGTCACTCCCCCACATCACCGTCGCGGGCAGCGTCGCGACCGGCACCCACGGCTCCGGACAGCGACTGCCCGGCCTGGCCTCAGCGGTGTCCGCCGTCCAACTCCTCACCGCCGACGGCTCCCTGCGAACCTTCTCCCGCGCCGATGCCGAGTTCCCCGGCGTCGTGGTGAACGTCGGCGCGCTCGGCGTCCTCACCCGGCTCGCCCTCGACCTGGAGCCGACTTTCTTGGTGCGCCAAGACGTTTTCGACGCTCTCCCGTGGTCCGCCGCGCTGGAGCACTTCGACGAGATCCAGGCGGCGGGCTACAGCGTCAGCCTGTTCACGAACTGGGCGCGCGACGTCGTCGACCAGGTCTTGCTGAAAAACCGCGTCCCGGCCGAGCTCCCCGATTCCTTGTTCGGCGCGCTTCCCGCCGACGGCCCGCGCCACCCCGCCCACGCAGCGGGCATTTCGGCGGAAAACACCACAGTGCAAGGCGGAGTTCCCGGACCGTGGTACGACCGGTTGCCACATTTCCGCCTGGAATTCGCGCCGAGCGTCGGGGCGGAATTGCAGAGCGAGTACTTCGTGCCGCGCGCCCAGGCGGCCGCCGCGTTCGAGGCGTTGCGCAGCCTCGGCGACCTCATCGCACCGCTGCTGGTGGTGTCGGAGATCCGCACTGTCGCCGGTGACGAACTCTGGCTGAGCCCGGCGTACGGCGGTGATCGGGTGGCGGTGCATTTCACCTGGCAGCAGCGCCAGCCGGAGGTGGAAGCAGTGCTGCCGGTGATCGAGGAGAAGCTCGCTCCGTTCGGCGTTCGCGCCCATTGGGGGAAGCTGTTCCACGGCGCGGCGTTGGATCTGGACCACGACGGGGTGCGGCAGTTCCGGCAGCTGGCGGCGGAGCTGGACCCGGCCGGGAAGTTCCGGAACCCGTTCCTGGAACAGCACCTGCTCCGCTAGTCCACAGTAGACAGTCAGTAACAAAGCCGGTACAAAACCTTCTTCCGTACCACCGCGCTCAAAATGTGGGAGTCCCAAGAGGACACTCGACAGCCGGGAACCCCGCGGGTCACAGTGGCGATCGCCCTCTCCGCGATCCCCAGGAGCCACTGTGAGTTCTCCTCCGACGCTGCGCGCCGTGCCGGTGCCGTCCGCAGGTCCCGAACCGCCCGGTGAAGCTCGGTTGCGCGAGCTTGCCGCGAAGAAAGTCGCCCCGTTGCGCCGTCCCGGGCGCTGGGTCGCTGCCGCGGTCGTGCTCGTGTTGCTAGCCCAATTGGCGCACGCGCTGATCACCAATCCGGTGTTCCAGTGGGACGTCTTCGGCTATTGGTTCTTCCGTCCGGTCATCCTCGACGGGCTGGTGCTCACCCTCGAACTGACCGGCCTCGCCGCGGTGTTCGGGCTCGTCGGCGGGATCGTGCTCGCGTTGCTGCGGCTGTCGAAAAACCCGCTGCTCCAAGCGGTTTCGTGGGCGTACGTGTGGATCTTCCGCTCGATTCCGCTGATCGTGCTGCTGCTGTTCCTCGCCAACGTGACCGCGCTGTACAGCACGCTCAGCCTCGGCATCCCGTTCGGGCCGTCGTTTTTCAGCTTCAGCGCCACCGACGTGTTGAGTTTCTTCGTCGTCGCGGTGCTCGGCTTGAGTTTGAACGAAGCCGCCTACGCCGCGGAAATCGTGCGCGCCGGCGTGCTTTCGGTGGATCAAGGACAGCTCGAAGCGGCGGCCGCGCTGGGGCTTCCGCGATCCCGGCAATACCGGCGAATCATCCTGCCGCAGGCCACCCGCGCGATCGTGCCCGCCTACGCGAACCAGCTGATCGGCCTGCTCAAAGGCACTTCCGTCGTCTACATCACGTCGCTGCTGGAACTGTTCGGCGTGGTCGAAACCCAGGCCAGCACCAACAGCGGGCAGATCATTCCGCTGCTGCTCGTCGGCACGGTCTGGTACATCATTCTCACCAGCGTCCTGTCAGTGATCCAGTATTACGTCGAGCGCTTCTTTTCCCGTGGCGCATTGCGCACCGTTCCGCCGACGCCGTTCCAGCGGTTCCGCGCCCGGTTGCGTTCGCTGGGGGTGGCCCGATGAGCGCCGAAGTCCGCGTTCGCAGCGCGGTCAAAACGTACGACGGGATCCGGGTGCTCGACGGAATCGACATCACCGCTCCTGGCGGGCAAGTGACCGTGGTGCTCGGACCGTCCGGTTCCGGGAAATCGACTTTGTTACGGACGATCAACCATCTGGAACGCCTTGACAGCGGCTACGTCAGCATCGACGACGAACTCGTCGGCGTGCGCGTGCACGGCGACCGGTTCAAGGAACTGAGCGAGCGCGCGATTCTGAAGCAACGGTCGCGGATCGGTTTTGTGTTCCAGAATTTCAACCTCTTCCCGCATCTCACCATCCTCGACAACATCGTGGAAGCGCCTCTCGTCACGCAACGGCTGACCCGCGCCGAGGCGGAAACGCGGGCGAGGGAATTGCTTGCCCGCGTGGGCCTCGAGGACAAGGCCGGGGCGTATCCACGGCAACTGTCCGGCGGGCAGCAGCAACGGGTCGCCATCGCGAGAGCGCTCGCGCTCGAACCGCGGCTGATCCTGCTCGACGAACCGACGTCCGCGCTCGACCCGGAACTCGTCGGCGAGGTGCTGGCCGTGATCCGGGAACTGGCGCGGTCCGGCACGACGATGATCGTGGTGACGCACGAGATCGGTTTCGCCCGCGAGATCGCCGACCACGTCGTGTTCCTCGACGAAGGCCGTGTCATCGAAGAAGGACCACCGTCAGCCGTCCTCGACCGTCCCCGCCACGACCGGACCCGAGCCTTCCTCGGGAAGGTCACCCGCCTCGAAATCCCGGAGAACGCATGAAAACCCGCACGATCCTGCCCGTCCTCGCCGCGGTCGCACTGCTCGCCGGCGCGTGCGGCGGCAGCACCCAGGCGTCGACCGGCGCGAACGGTTCGCAGACCGTTTCCGTCGCCGCGAACACCGCGGACGCGCACCCGGTTTCGCTGACCGTGCCGGTCGTCGCGGAGATCCGCGCGCAACTGCCGAAGAAGTTCCTCGACAAGGGCAAGCTGACGATCGGCGTCGGCGCACTGCCGTCGGGCTTCCCGCCGCTGGCCTACGTCGGCGCCGACCAGCGCACCCTCACCGGAGCCGAACCCGACCTCGGCCGGCTCGTCGCCGCGGTGCTCGGGCTGGAGCCGGACGTTCAGAACGCGTCGTGGCAGAACCTGTTCGTACGCCTGCAAAGCGGCCAGTTCGACGCCGGATTCTCGAACATCACGGTGACCGAACAGCGCAAACAGCAGGGCTTCGACTTCGCCGCCTACCGCGAGGACAACCTCGGCTTCGAGACGAACCGCGCGAACACGTGGAACTTCGACGGCAATTACGAAGTGCTGGCCGGGAAGACGGTCGCCGTCGACAGCGGGACCAACCAGGAGAAAATCCTCAAGGAATGGCAACGCAAGCTGACCGCTGAGGGCAAGAAGCTCGACGTGCGCAATTTCGCGGACAAGAACAGCACATACTTGGCACTGGCGTCCGGCCGGATCGACGCGTACTTCGCGCCGAACCCGGGCATCGCCTACCACGCGACGCAGACCGCGAAGACGCCGAACCCGACCCGCAGCGCGGGCAAGTACTCCGGTGCCGGGGCCACGCTGCAGGGGCTGATCGCCGCGACGACCAAAAAGGACAACGGCCTGGTGAAGCCGGTGGCGGCGGCGATCGATTACCTGATTCAGCACGGCCAGTACGCGAAATGGCTTGCCGCGTACGGGTTGGAGAACGAAGCGGTGAAGAAGGCGGACATCAATCCGCCGGGCCTGCCGTTGAGCGATTCCTGACCGCCTGGCAGGTCTCCGGCCCACCGGGGACCTGCCAGACTGGGCCGATGATCGGACACTGGCTCGCCCTGGTCGTCGATTGCCCGGAACCGCGGAAACTGGCTGCGTTCTACGAGGCCTTGCTGGGCATGCAGCGGGTCGAAGACGAGGACGGCTGGGTGTCGATCGCCGAGGCGTCCGGCCGCGAACCGCGCATCGGTTTCCAGCGGGTCGCCGGCTATCGCCCGCCGGACTGGCCGAACCCGCGCGATCCGCAGCAGATGCACCTCGACGTCGAGGTGACCGACCTCGACGAGGCCGAACGCCGGGTCCTGGCGCTGGGAGCGCGGCTAGTCGACAGCGCGCCCTTGTTCCGCGTCTACGCCGACCCCGCCGGACACCCGTTCTGTCTTGCCCTGCCTCAGCAAGGAGAGCACTACCGAACCTGATTCAAGCCGCCGCCCGCCAGTCGTCCGGAATGCGCACCCGGCCGAACGCATTGGTGCGGCGCAACCGAAATCCCATCCCCTCGTACCGCCGGATCGCGTTCACATTCGCCGCCGCCGCGTGCATGAACGGCGTCTCGCCCCGATCCCGGATCCCCGCGGCCACCGCGCGCACCAACCGCCCGGCCAGACCACGGTCGCGATACGCCGGATCCGTGCACACCGCGCTGATCTCCGTCCACCCCGGCGGATGCAACCGCTCCCCCGCCATCGCGACGAGCGCGCCGCGGTGCCGAATCCCGAGATACGTCCCCAGCAGAACCGTGCGCGGCAAGAACGGACCAGGCTTCGTGCGGGCGACCAGATCGAGCATCTCCGGCACGTCAGCCACCGTCAGCCGAACAGCCTCCGGATCAGGCGCGGCATCGACCCCGGCGTCCACCAACTGGACCCCGGCCATCTTCTCCAGCAGCTCCCAGTCCGGCGGAGGCGGCCCGGCCTGCGGAAGAACCGGCACCACGGCACCCGGCCCGGCGAGCGCGGCGACGTCGTCCCACACCCCGTCGGACGGCTCGTCCGGCACTGCCAGAAACACCGAAACGTCGACCGGATAACGCACGGCTTGCCCGACCCGCTCCGCGAACCCAGCGTGCGGACCAGTCAGCGACGCCCACGCGGCATTGTCCAAAACAGACATCAAGACCGCCGCGCGGCCCGGGCGATCATCCCGGCCAGATCCGCGACCAAAGCCGGATCGTCGGGCAACTGTCCCGTCGCTATCCGGATGTGCGGTGTCCCCGGATTGCCCGCGCGAGTACCCGACCCGGCGGAAACCCCGTTAGCCGCCAAAGTCATCAACGTCCGAGACTCCTCCGGAACCGGCACCCACAACGTCAACCCGTCTCGAGCCCGCACCGAAATACCGT
Encoded here:
- a CDS encoding FAD-binding protein — protein: MIENWAGNLAYRAREILAPRTLPEAQELVASATRVKALGSRHSFNTVADSPDGVQLDLSALDIAPEITAETLTIGGATRYGDVVAQVHEAGYALTNLASLPHITVAGSVATGTHGSGQRLPGLASAVSAVQLLTADGSLRTFSRADAEFPGVVVNVGALGVLTRLALDLEPTFLVRQDVFDALPWSAALEHFDEIQAAGYSVSLFTNWARDVVDQVLLKNRVPAELPDSLFGALPADGPRHPAHAAGISAENTTVQGGVPGPWYDRLPHFRLEFAPSVGAELQSEYFVPRAQAAAAFEALRSLGDLIAPLLVVSEIRTVAGDELWLSPAYGGDRVAVHFTWQQRQPEVEAVLPVIEEKLAPFGVRAHWGKLFHGAALDLDHDGVRQFRQLAAELDPAGKFRNPFLEQHLLR
- a CDS encoding amino acid ABC transporter permease → MSSPPTLRAVPVPSAGPEPPGEARLRELAAKKVAPLRRPGRWVAAAVVLVLLAQLAHALITNPVFQWDVFGYWFFRPVILDGLVLTLELTGLAAVFGLVGGIVLALLRLSKNPLLQAVSWAYVWIFRSIPLIVLLLFLANVTALYSTLSLGIPFGPSFFSFSATDVLSFFVVAVLGLSLNEAAYAAEIVRAGVLSVDQGQLEAAAALGLPRSRQYRRIILPQATRAIVPAYANQLIGLLKGTSVVYITSLLELFGVVETQASTNSGQIIPLLLVGTVWYIILTSVLSVIQYYVERFFSRGALRTVPPTPFQRFRARLRSLGVAR
- a CDS encoding amino acid ABC transporter ATP-binding protein, coding for MSAEVRVRSAVKTYDGIRVLDGIDITAPGGQVTVVLGPSGSGKSTLLRTINHLERLDSGYVSIDDELVGVRVHGDRFKELSERAILKQRSRIGFVFQNFNLFPHLTILDNIVEAPLVTQRLTRAEAETRARELLARVGLEDKAGAYPRQLSGGQQQRVAIARALALEPRLILLDEPTSALDPELVGEVLAVIRELARSGTTMIVVTHEIGFAREIADHVVFLDEGRVIEEGPPSAVLDRPRHDRTRAFLGKVTRLEIPENA
- a CDS encoding transporter substrate-binding domain-containing protein → MKTRTILPVLAAVALLAGACGGSTQASTGANGSQTVSVAANTADAHPVSLTVPVVAEIRAQLPKKFLDKGKLTIGVGALPSGFPPLAYVGADQRTLTGAEPDLGRLVAAVLGLEPDVQNASWQNLFVRLQSGQFDAGFSNITVTEQRKQQGFDFAAYREDNLGFETNRANTWNFDGNYEVLAGKTVAVDSGTNQEKILKEWQRKLTAEGKKLDVRNFADKNSTYLALASGRIDAYFAPNPGIAYHATQTAKTPNPTRSAGKYSGAGATLQGLIAATTKKDNGLVKPVAAAIDYLIQHGQYAKWLAAYGLENEAVKKADINPPGLPLSDS
- a CDS encoding VOC family protein, yielding MIGHWLALVVDCPEPRKLAAFYEALLGMQRVEDEDGWVSIAEASGREPRIGFQRVAGYRPPDWPNPRDPQQMHLDVEVTDLDEAERRVLALGARLVDSAPLFRVYADPAGHPFCLALPQQGEHYRT
- a CDS encoding GNAT family N-acetyltransferase; this encodes MSVLDNAAWASLTGPHAGFAERVGQAVRYPVDVSVFLAVPDEPSDGVWDDVAALAGPGAVVPVLPQAGPPPPDWELLEKMAGVQLVDAGVDAAPDPEAVRLTVADVPEMLDLVARTKPGPFLPRTVLLGTYLGIRHRGALVAMAGERLHPPGWTEISAVCTDPAYRDRGLAGRLVRAVAAGIRDRGETPFMHAAAANVNAIRRYEGMGFRLRRTNAFGRVRIPDDWRAAA